A DNA window from Halobacteriovorax sp. DA5 contains the following coding sequences:
- a CDS encoding phosphoribosyltransferase produces the protein MFKNRKEAGALLAEEFKDKIREKNNAVVIALPRGGVPVAYEIAMRHRLPLDVFCVKKIGAPRNSELAIGAVTETGDTYYNRDLISHFGVNELQLRRLTNEKRREALEQAKILRRRREPINLAGRDILIVDDGIATGATVKAAIKLIKQQTPNKIEVVTPVCSRESWSEIINLVDDILVLETPHNFLSVGECYLEFLPVSNTRAGELLKEAYETYQGKILAQEQDRMFRKSKG, from the coding sequence ATGTTTAAAAACCGAAAGGAAGCCGGTGCATTATTGGCCGAGGAATTCAAGGATAAGATACGCGAAAAAAATAACGCTGTAGTTATTGCTCTTCCTAGAGGAGGTGTTCCTGTAGCGTACGAAATAGCAATGAGGCACCGTCTTCCTCTTGATGTATTTTGTGTAAAAAAGATTGGTGCACCTAGAAACAGTGAATTAGCTATTGGCGCTGTCACCGAAACTGGAGACACATACTATAATAGAGATTTAATAAGTCACTTCGGAGTTAATGAACTTCAATTACGTCGATTAACAAATGAAAAGAGACGAGAGGCCCTGGAGCAGGCGAAAATTTTACGAAGAAGGAGAGAGCCAATTAATTTAGCAGGTCGAGATATTCTTATTGTTGATGACGGGATCGCAACAGGTGCAACAGTTAAGGCCGCAATCAAATTAATCAAACAGCAAACACCAAATAAAATTGAAGTTGTAACACCTGTATGTTCTAGAGAATCTTGGAGTGAGATTATAAATCTGGTAGATGATATTCTTGTACTTGAAACTCCACACAACTTTCTCTCCGTTGGTGAGTGCTATCTAGAGTTTCTACCAGTTTCTAATACAAGAGCAGGAGAACTATTAAAAGAAGCCTATGAAACATATCAAGGAAAAATACTAGCACAAGAACAAGATAGAATGTTCAGAAAATCCAAGGGCTAA
- a CDS encoding LysE family translocator has protein sequence MENSFSAFLFLCFILTITPGSDTALVLKSSISGNRKNIMATILGICSGLFIHAVMSSLGLSAILQQSAELFHFVKMIGAAYLIYLGVRALYEAWFSGSKTNLFLVSKNERKQVSVSSEFRRGLLTNILNPKVAIFYLTFLPQFIDINSNPLVQSIGLSLVHIALNLIWLFLFGYFVTFFKAQFEKGRTKRVVETLSGSAFLFFGLALAKSKD, from the coding sequence GTGGAAAATTCTTTTAGTGCTTTCTTATTTTTGTGTTTTATCTTAACCATTACTCCTGGTTCAGATACAGCCTTAGTTTTGAAAAGTTCAATAAGTGGTAATCGTAAGAATATAATGGCCACTATTTTAGGGATCTGTTCAGGTCTTTTTATTCACGCAGTGATGTCTTCACTGGGACTCTCTGCAATCTTGCAACAATCTGCTGAGCTATTTCACTTTGTGAAAATGATTGGAGCTGCTTATCTCATATACTTAGGTGTGCGTGCATTATATGAAGCATGGTTTAGTGGTAGTAAAACGAACCTCTTTCTCGTTTCGAAAAATGAAAGAAAACAGGTCTCTGTCTCTAGTGAGTTTCGTAGAGGTCTTTTAACGAATATCTTAAATCCAAAAGTTGCAATTTTTTACTTAACTTTCTTACCTCAATTTATTGATATTAATTCTAATCCACTAGTTCAATCAATTGGCCTGTCGTTAGTTCATATTGCCTTAAATTTAATCTGGCTCTTTCTATTTGGATACTTTGTTACTTTCTTTAAGGCACAGTTTGAAAAGGGAAGAACTAAGCGTGTTGTTGAAACACTTAGTGGTTCAGCATTCTTATTCTTTGGTCTCGCTCTAGCAAAAAGTAAAGATTAG